One window of Microtus pennsylvanicus isolate mMicPen1 chromosome X, mMicPen1.hap1, whole genome shotgun sequence genomic DNA carries:
- the LOC142841399 gene encoding transcription elongation factor A protein-like 3 — protein MEKPRDENEEKLEKEGKPEVEVESDDEEKSDGEEKPDKKAKPAREGKLEEAKPDEQGQAQDEGKSEKQGKSEGEDKRQGEGKHDSQAKPASEARAAEKRPAEDYVPRKAKRKTDRSTEDSPKNSQEDFQGRHVSSEEMMRECADVARAQEELRKRQRMGGFPWMPRDAAQDALVPRGQQGVRGVRGGGGRGQRGLHDIPYL, from the coding sequence ATGGAAAAACCCCGCGATGAAAACGAAGAGAAGCTGGAAAAGGAGGGAAAGCCAGAAGTTGAAGTAGAGTCTGACGATGAAGAAAAGTCGGATGGGGAAGAGAAGCCCGACAAGAAAGCAAAGCCAGCACGCGAGGGCAAGCTAGAGGAGGCAAAGCCAGATGAGCAGGGACAAGCACAGGATGAGGGGAAGTCAGAAAAGCAGGGGAAGTCTGAAGGGGAGGACAAGCGCCAAGGGGAGGGCAAGCATGATTCCCAGGCAAAGCCAGCCAGCGAGGCGCGGGCTGCAGAAAAGCGCCCTGCTGAAGATTACGTGCCGCGGAAAGCCAAGCGAAAAACAGATAGGAGCACAGAGGATTCTCCCAAGAACTCCCAGGAGGACTTCCAGGGCAGGCATGTCAGCAGTGAGGAGATGATGAGAGAGTGTGCAGATGTGGCAAGGGCGCAGGAAGAgctgaggaagaggcagagaatgGGAGGTTTTCCCTGGATGCCAAGAGATGCTGCGCAGGATGCTCTAGTCCCCCGGGGCCAACAGGGAGTCAGGGGAGTGAGGGGCGGAGGAGGCAGGGGCCAGAGGGGCCTACATGACATCCCGTACCTTTAA